Below is a genomic region from Flammeovirgaceae bacterium SG7u.111.
GTGTAGCGTTCAACATTACCTCTACGCCTTTGTTCACTATTTCACCTGCATTGATAATCTGAGAAGTGTAACCCGTTGTGATCGGAACACCTACACCGATAATCTGGTTTTTAGAAGAAGAGTAGTAGTAGGTAAAGTCAATCCCAACTCTATTTTGCAAGAAACGCAAGTCCGTTCCCACTTCGTAAGAAGTCAAAATCTCAGGTTTCAAATCGGAGTTAGAAAGTGTACCCGACTCGCTCACGATCAAATTAGATCCCCAAGTATTTTGGTCAAAGTTATATGGAGTAGTCAATCTATAAGGATCCGTATCATTACCTACTTGTGCCCATCCAGCTCTCAACTTGAAGAAAGAAATAGCTGAAGGAAGCTGAACCATCTCACTTACTACACCGCTCAAAGTTACAGATGGGTAGAAATAAGAATTGTTGTCTGAAGGCAAGGTACTAGACCAGTCATTTCTTGCAGTCAAGTCCAAGAATAGCATGTTTTTGTAAGCAACCTGGCCAAATCCGTAAAGGCTATTGATTTGTTTCTCTGGTCTGTCAATAGAAGTAGCCAAAGGAATGTCGGTGTTGGTGAATGTGTAAACACCAGGGATCACCAACTGGTTGTTACTCACAGCATGAAATTGTCTTTCTTGGTGCATTTGGTTTCCTCCAAAAGAAACAGAGGCAAACCAATCGTCGTTAATCTGTTTTTTGTAGCTCAACAAGAAGTCTACGTTAGTTTCCTTGAAGTTGATTTTATCTTCACGGTACTGCCCCCTTGGGAAACGCTGTGTGCTATACGCTCTTTTTATTGGACGGATTTCGCCGTAGAAATCTGTACCACCTCTCACCATTAAGCTAAGGTCGTCAGTGATGTCATAAGACAAAGATATGTTACCAATCAACCTGTTCTGATCCATTCCATTAGTATTTTCATACATAGTGAAATAAGGATTGTCATGGTAGTTGTAGTTATAGTTATACTGCTGGAAACCTTCTAAGCCTTCTTGCCAATAGTTTTCCAAGCTTTTGAAATTCACTTGCTGACCCAACCAAGTAAAAAGGTACATCACACTCTCGGTTCCATATCCGTTTACATGACGGTTATCGCTATGAGAATTGATATAAGAAGCTTTTGTATTTACCCTGAACTTATCAGTCAGTTTATAAGAAGCACTTAGGTTGAAAGTATTTCTGCTCAAATCGGTATTTGGCAACATGCCTTTGTTGTCGAAGTTAGTGTAAGAAAGCCTAAAATCACCTTGGTCATTACTTCCATACAAAGAAATATTGTTGCTATAAGTAGTTCCTGTCTCAAAGAATTGCTCCACTGGATCACCATGATCAACCCATGGAGTTGGGGTGATTTCACCTCTTCTATCCAAATCGATACCACTTGGTCCCAATACTCTATCCAAACCATGGATATCGCCACCTCTTAGGCCATTTGCAGTAGGAGAATCAAACTGCTTAATGAGTCTTCCGTCCATTCTTGGCCCCCAGCTTTCATCCACACCATCAAAAGTACCTGAGCCATATCCATTTACAAACTCAAATTCTTCGGCTTTACCTTGGCCATACACCCGTTGGTAGTTTGGTGATTTCAACACCTCTTCAAAAGTTACATTTGAGTTGATGCTCACACCAATGCCTTTCTTTCCTTTACCCGATTTTGTTGTAACCAAAACCACACCGTTAGCAGCTCTTGAACCATAAAGCGCAGTTGCATTCGCACCTTTCAAAACCGATATAGTTTCTATATCGTCTGGATTGATAGCGGCAGCTCCGTTACCGTAATCAATCGCCATGTTACTAGCAATATTTTTAGAAGTAGTTCGCGCATCTGTAGAGTTGTTGATAGGAATACCATCTACTACAAACAAAGGCTGGTTATCACCTGCCAATGATGACTCTCCACGAATAGTGATCCTAGAAGTAGCGCCTACTCCATTGCTACCATTTGTGATATGCACACCAGCAACTCTACCTGCTAGCGAGTTTACCAAATTAGATTCACGTGCTTCGGTAAGATCTTCTCCTTGAACCTCTTGCACCGCATAACCCAAAGCTTTTTTCTCTCTTTCGATACCCAATGCAGTTACAATAACCTCATCAAGCTGCTCTACATCTTCAAGTAAAATTACATTGATAGATGTTTGAGAACTGATTTCTACTTCTTGAGAAGCAAAACCAACGTACGAATAAATAAGCGTTTGAGCTGTTTCGGGCACGGTCAATTTGTACTTGCCATCTAAGTCGGTAACCGTACCTAAGGTAGTACCTTTCACCAACACACTCACACCAGGAAGCATCTCGCCTGCGTTGTCTTTTATTTCAC
It encodes:
- a CDS encoding SusC/RagA family TonB-linked outer membrane protein, whose product is MKILLHRTLFMKFLMSMLLFVSISNLALAQERTITGEIKDNAGEMLPGVSVLVKGTTLGTVTDLDGKYKLTVPETAQTLIYSYVGFASQEVEISSQTSINVILLEDVEQLDEVIVTALGIEREKKALGYAVQEVQGEDLTEARESNLVNSLAGRVAGVHITNGSNGVGATSRITIRGESSLAGDNQPLFVVDGIPINNSTDARTTSKNIASNMAIDYGNGAAAINPDDIETISVLKGANATALYGSRAANGVVLVTTKSGKGKKGIGVSINSNVTFEEVLKSPNYQRVYGQGKAEEFEFVNGYGSGTFDGVDESWGPRMDGRLIKQFDSPTANGLRGGDIHGLDRVLGPSGIDLDRRGEITPTPWVDHGDPVEQFFETGTTYSNNISLYGSNDQGDFRLSYTNFDNKGMLPNTDLSRNTFNLSASYKLTDKFRVNTKASYINSHSDNRHVNGYGTESVMYLFTWLGQQVNFKSLENYWQEGLEGFQQYNYNYNYHDNPYFTMYENTNGMDQNRLIGNISLSYDITDDLSLMVRGGTDFYGEIRPIKRAYSTQRFPRGQYREDKINFKETNVDFLLSYKKQINDDWFASVSFGGNQMHQERQFHAVSNNQLVIPGVYTFTNTDIPLATSIDRPEKQINSLYGFGQVAYKNMLFLDLTARNDWSSTLPSDNNSYFYPSVTLSGVVSEMVQLPSAISFFKLRAGWAQVGNDTDPYRLTTPYNFDQNTWGSNLIVSESGTLSNSDLKPEILTSYEVGTDLRFLQNRVGIDFTYYYSSSKNQIIGVGVPITTGYTSQIINAGEIVNKGVEVMLNATPIRTASGFEWNAFVNFTRNRNEVVELADGIDKYSLGGNRVDVIAEVGQSMGAMYGTGFLEHEGEVIFREGLPVASNELRYLGNYNPDFMVGLTNEFRYKNLSFSFLFDWREGGELYSETRLIAATAGNVDETLFGRDTEFGGVSWVDANGNTRTDGIIGEGVKEVFNSEGEVTGYVKNDVATAASSYHNKRYKRENETEGMYDASFIKLREMKLTYQLPSSLFVNNFLQSVSVSAVGRNLAIWNSFPHGDSEVLGYVNGQFLPGIEAHPIPSARSWGFNVNLKF